The following coding sequences lie in one Lelliottia jeotgali genomic window:
- a CDS encoding Type IV pilus biogenesis protein PilQ: protein MKIAKIGVLLVMFSLPTQATAPKPVTLAVDDVPVTQILQSLVELENRNLIISPDVTGTLSLHLTHVPWRQALQIVATSAGLILREEGGIFYVNTASWQREQQTQKEEEQTRLKLNVPLASRTLSLAYADASELQKAAEKQLSPKGSLSVDKRTNRILVRDIPPVLDALQHWAELMDLPVAQVELEAHIVTINEKSLRELGVKWNFAEAQSTGSPGQITTLGADLSVANATTHLGFNIGRIDGRLLDLELSALEQKQQLEIIASPRLLASHMQPASIKQGSEIPYQVSSGESGATSVEFKEAVLGMEVTPVVLPNGRVRLKLHISENMPGQVLQQADGETLAIDKQEIETQVEVKSGETLALGGIFSQKNKTGSDSIPGLGRLPWVGQLFRHDGKDNERRELVVFITPRLISIQ, encoded by the coding sequence ATGAAAATCGCAAAAATAGGGGTTCTGCTGGTGATGTTCAGCCTGCCGACGCAGGCCACCGCGCCGAAACCCGTCACGCTGGCGGTGGATGACGTCCCGGTGACGCAGATTTTACAGTCGCTGGTGGAGCTGGAAAACCGCAATCTGATTATTTCGCCCGATGTCACCGGCACGCTGTCGCTGCATTTGACGCATGTACCGTGGCGGCAGGCGCTGCAAATCGTCGCGACGAGCGCCGGGCTGATATTGCGAGAAGAGGGCGGTATTTTTTATGTGAATACCGCCTCCTGGCAGCGTGAACAGCAGACGCAAAAAGAAGAAGAGCAAACACGCCTGAAGCTGAATGTACCCTTGGCCTCGCGCACGCTGTCTCTTGCCTACGCCGACGCAAGCGAATTACAGAAAGCGGCTGAAAAACAGCTCAGTCCAAAGGGAAGTCTCTCCGTGGACAAACGCACGAATCGCATTCTGGTGCGTGATATTCCCCCCGTCCTGGATGCCCTTCAGCACTGGGCAGAGTTGATGGATTTACCCGTCGCACAGGTGGAGCTGGAAGCACATATCGTCACGATCAATGAAAAAAGTCTGCGTGAGCTGGGCGTGAAATGGAATTTTGCAGAAGCGCAAAGCACCGGTTCGCCTGGGCAAATCACCACGCTAGGTGCTGATCTTTCCGTGGCTAACGCGACGACGCATTTAGGGTTCAATATTGGTCGAATTGACGGCAGGCTTTTGGATCTGGAATTGTCTGCGCTGGAACAAAAGCAGCAGTTAGAGATCATCGCCAGCCCCCGGCTGCTGGCCTCGCATATGCAGCCCGCCAGTATCAAGCAGGGCAGCGAAATTCCGTATCAGGTTTCCAGCGGTGAAAGTGGAGCAACGTCGGTGGAGTTTAAAGAAGCGGTTCTCGGCATGGAGGTCACGCCCGTGGTGTTACCGAATGGTCGGGTGCGGCTCAAGCTGCACATCAGTGAAAACATGCCTGGGCAGGTTTTACAGCAGGCGGATGGCGAAACGCTGGCTATCGATAAGCAGGAAATTGAAACTCAGGTTGAAGTTAAAAGTGGTGAAACACTGGCGCTGGGCGGTATTTTCTCGCAAAAGAACAAAACAGGCAGTGACAGCATTCCTGGCCTCGGTCGTCTTCCCTGGGTTGGGCAACTTTTTCGCCATGACGGGAAGGATAATGAGCGGCGCGAGCTGGTGGTATTCATCACCCCACGTCTGATTAGTATTCAATAA
- a CDS encoding shikimate kinase, which produces MAEKRNIFLVGPMGAGKSTIGRQLAQQLNMEFYDSDQEIEKRTGADVGWVFDVEGEEGFRDREEKVINELTEKQGIVLATGGGSVKSRETRNRLSARGVVVYLETTIEKQLARTQRDKKRPLLQVETPPREVLEALAGERNPLYEEIADVTIRTDDQSAKVVANQIIHMLESN; this is translated from the coding sequence ATGGCAGAGAAACGCAATATCTTTCTGGTTGGGCCTATGGGTGCCGGAAAAAGCACTATTGGGCGCCAGTTGGCTCAACAACTCAATATGGAATTTTACGATTCTGATCAAGAGATTGAGAAACGAACCGGAGCTGATGTGGGCTGGGTCTTCGATGTAGAAGGCGAAGAAGGTTTCCGTGACCGTGAAGAAAAAGTTATCAATGAACTTACGGAAAAACAGGGCATCGTGCTGGCGACTGGCGGTGGTTCTGTAAAATCTCGCGAAACCCGTAACCGTCTCTCCGCCCGTGGCGTTGTGGTCTATCTTGAGACGACCATAGAAAAACAGCTGGCACGTACACAGCGCGATAAAAAGCGTCCGTTACTGCAGGTTGAAACGCCTCCACGTGAAGTTCTGGAAGCATTGGCCGGTGAACGCAATCCACTGTACGAAGAGATTGCTGATGTGACCATTCGTACCGACGATCAAAGCGCTAAAGTAGTTGCAAACCAGATTATTCATATGCTGGAAAGCAACTGA
- a CDS encoding Methyl-directed repair DNA adenine methylase: MKKNRAFLKWAGGKYPLLDDINKHLPKGECLIEPFVGAGSVFLNTDFSRYILADINNDLITLYKIVKTQTNEYIDEARKLFTPENNNPDAYYQYRAEFNQSTDTFRRAQLFLYLNRHGYNGLCRYNLKGEFNVPFGRYKRPYFPLAELQHFAEKAQKAEFHCISYEKCMEMANADSVVYCDPPYAPLSATANFTAYHTNSFSPKEQAHLAEMAEKLVSKQIAVLISNHDTPDTREWYKAANDRIQLKVRRSISSNGGTRKKVDELLALYRP; the protein is encoded by the coding sequence ATGAAAAAAAATCGCGCTTTTCTAAAATGGGCAGGGGGGAAATACCCCCTGCTAGACGATATTAATAAACACCTGCCGAAAGGCGAGTGTCTTATCGAGCCCTTTGTGGGCGCTGGGTCGGTGTTCCTGAACACCGACTTTTCTCGCTATATCCTCGCGGATATCAATAACGATCTCATTACCCTCTACAAAATCGTTAAGACTCAAACAAACGAGTATATCGATGAGGCGCGTAAACTTTTTACGCCTGAGAACAACAACCCGGACGCTTACTACCAGTATCGCGCTGAGTTTAACCAAAGCACGGATACGTTTCGTCGAGCACAGTTGTTCTTGTATCTGAACCGTCATGGCTACAACGGTCTTTGCCGGTACAATCTGAAGGGTGAGTTCAACGTGCCGTTTGGCCGCTACAAACGCCCATACTTCCCATTGGCCGAGTTGCAGCACTTTGCGGAAAAAGCACAGAAAGCGGAATTCCACTGCATCTCCTATGAGAAATGCATGGAAATGGCCAATGCGGATTCTGTGGTCTATTGCGATCCGCCGTATGCGCCGCTTTCAGCGACTGCCAATTTCACCGCCTATCACACCAACAGTTTTAGCCCGAAAGAGCAGGCGCATCTGGCAGAAATGGCGGAAAAGCTGGTCAGTAAGCAAATCGCGGTGTTAATTTCGAACCACGACACGCCGGATACCCGCGAGTGGTACAAAGCGGCGAACGATCGTATTCAGCTTAAAGTGCGGCGCAGTATCAGCAGTAACGGCGGCACGCGTAAAAAGGTGGACGAACTGCTGGCGCTTTATCGCCCCTGA
- a CDS encoding Type IV pilus biogenesis protein PilM produces MAFKTWRTGVHIQQDRVLAASLTQERTGWRLRRWWQIPVAAGVIRDGQIIQPQQLVAALKEWSQALPHHHRLFIAFPAARTLQKTLPCPALTLRDSEQASWIASAMSRELEMPPDALCFDYTQDTFSRSFQVTAAQNKEVAALLTLAESLRLHVAAITPDASALANFLPLLDPPAQCVAWRDGQHWLWAMRHQWGRKTADEAKSVADLGALLALNPDDIALFGVEQRDPFSVISHCQPPLPECGMEFTVALALAMGELFE; encoded by the coding sequence ATGGCTTTCAAAACATGGCGAACGGGTGTTCACATTCAACAAGATAGAGTTTTAGCCGCCTCTCTCACCCAAGAGCGCACCGGGTGGCGTTTGCGCCGCTGGTGGCAAATCCCTGTGGCAGCGGGTGTTATCCGCGATGGGCAAATTATTCAGCCACAACAGCTGGTTGCGGCTCTGAAGGAGTGGAGCCAGGCATTACCCCATCATCATCGGCTCTTTATCGCGTTCCCCGCCGCCCGTACGCTGCAAAAGACGCTACCTTGCCCGGCGCTGACGTTACGCGACAGCGAGCAGGCTTCGTGGATTGCTTCTGCGATGTCACGCGAGCTGGAAATGCCACCCGACGCGCTCTGTTTTGACTACACACAGGACACCTTTAGCCGCTCATTTCAGGTGACAGCGGCGCAAAACAAAGAGGTCGCAGCGCTTTTGACGTTGGCAGAATCGCTGCGACTGCACGTTGCGGCCATCACGCCGGATGCTTCGGCGCTGGCGAACTTCCTGCCGCTTCTTGATCCGCCTGCCCAATGCGTGGCGTGGCGCGACGGCCAGCACTGGTTGTGGGCAATGCGCCATCAGTGGGGGCGAAAGACCGCTGATGAGGCGAAAAGTGTGGCCGATTTGGGCGCTTTGCTAGCGCTCAACCCTGATGACATCGCGCTTTTTGGCGTTGAACAGCGCGATCCCTTCAGCGTGATTTCACACTGTCAGCCGCCGTTGCCCGAATGCGGAATGGAATTTACCGTCGCCCTGGCCCTCGCGATGGGGGAATTGTTCGAGTGA
- a CDS encoding Tryptophanyl-tRNA synthetase, translating into MTKPIVFSGAQPSGELTIGNYMGALRQWVNMQDDYHCIYCIVDLHAITARQDPEKLRKATLDTLALYLACGIDPEKSTIFVQSHVPEHAQLGWALNCYTYFGELSRMTQFKDKSARYSENINAGLFDYPVLMAADILLYQTNQVPVGEDQKQHLELSRDIAQRFNAIYGDIFKVPEPFIPKSGARVMSLLEPTKKMSKSDDNRNNVIGLLEDPKDVVKKLKRAVTDSDEPPVVRYDVQNKAGVSNLLDILSGVTGQSIPELEQHFEGKMYGHLKGEVADAVSGMLTDLQERYHRFRNDEAFLNQVMRDGADKASARASETLKAVYQAIGFVGKP; encoded by the coding sequence ATGACTAAACCCATCGTATTTAGTGGCGCGCAGCCTTCAGGTGAATTGACCATTGGTAACTACATGGGTGCGTTGCGTCAGTGGGTCAACATGCAGGATGACTATCACTGCATCTATTGCATCGTGGATTTACACGCGATTACCGCACGTCAGGACCCTGAGAAACTGCGCAAAGCGACGTTGGATACGCTGGCGTTATACCTGGCTTGTGGCATCGATCCTGAGAAAAGCACCATCTTCGTACAGTCACACGTGCCGGAACATGCACAGCTGGGCTGGGCGCTGAACTGCTACACCTATTTCGGTGAGCTGAGCCGTATGACCCAGTTCAAAGACAAATCCGCACGCTATTCCGAAAACATCAACGCCGGTCTGTTTGACTACCCGGTGCTGATGGCGGCTGACATTCTGCTGTATCAGACCAACCAGGTCCCAGTGGGCGAAGATCAGAAACAGCATCTGGAACTGAGCCGCGATATTGCTCAGCGCTTTAACGCTATTTATGGCGATATCTTTAAAGTGCCTGAGCCGTTCATTCCGAAATCCGGCGCGCGCGTGATGTCTCTGCTTGAGCCGACCAAGAAAATGTCCAAATCTGACGATAACCGCAACAACGTGATCGGCCTGCTGGAAGACCCGAAAGATGTGGTTAAGAAGCTGAAACGTGCAGTGACGGACTCCGATGAGCCACCTGTGGTGCGTTATGACGTGCAGAACAAAGCGGGTGTTTCCAACCTGCTGGATATCCTCTCCGGTGTGACGGGTCAGAGCATCCCTGAACTTGAGCAGCATTTTGAAGGCAAAATGTATGGTCATCTGAAGGGTGAAGTGGCTGACGCGGTTTCTGGCATGTTGACCGATCTGCAGGAGCGTTATCACCGTTTCCGTAATGACGAAGCGTTCCTGAATCAGGTGATGCGTGACGGCGCGGACAAAGCCAGTGCGCGCGCGTCTGAAACGCTGAAAGCGGTTTATCAAGCAATTGGATTTGTCGGCAAGCCGTAA
- a CDS encoding Siroheme synthase, Precorrin-2 oxidase, which yields MNALAFDPQFTLWAQAGMLTLVPGEFNETLLDTCWLTIAATDDDAVNQRVSDACETRRIFCNVVDAPKEASFIMPSIIDRSPLMVAVSSGGTSPVLARLLREKLESILPQHLGQVAHYAGQLRSRVKKTFATVGERRRFWEKFFVNDRLAQSLANQDQKAIEETTERLMTEPLDHRGEVVLVGAGPGDAGLLTLKGLQQIQQADIVVYDRLVSDDIMNLVRRDADRVFVGKRAGYHCVPQEEINQILLREAQKGKRVVRLKGGDPFIFGRGGEELETLCNAGIPFSVVPGITAASGCSAYSGIPLTHRDYAQSVRLVTGHLKTGSELDWHNLAAEKQTLVFYMGLNQAATIQAKLQEHGMEDDMPVALVENGTAIKQRVVSGVLTQLGELAQQVESPALIIVGRVVELREKLNWFSNH from the coding sequence GTGAACGCACTGGCCTTTGACCCGCAGTTTACCCTGTGGGCGCAGGCCGGCATGCTGACGCTGGTTCCGGGCGAGTTTAACGAAACGCTGCTCGATACCTGCTGGCTGACGATCGCCGCCACAGATGACGATGCAGTTAATCAGCGCGTCAGCGATGCCTGTGAAACTCGACGTATTTTCTGCAATGTGGTCGACGCGCCAAAAGAAGCCAGCTTTATCATGCCGTCGATTATCGACCGCTCGCCACTCATGGTAGCCGTCTCATCCGGCGGTACCTCGCCGGTGTTGGCGCGTTTGCTGCGCGAGAAACTCGAATCGATATTGCCCCAACATCTTGGCCAGGTGGCTCATTACGCGGGCCAGCTGCGTTCGCGGGTGAAAAAAACCTTCGCCACCGTGGGCGAACGCCGTCGCTTCTGGGAAAAATTCTTCGTGAATGACCGTCTGGCGCAGTCGCTGGCCAATCAGGATCAAAAAGCCATCGAAGAGACTACCGAGCGCCTGATGACTGAGCCGCTAGATCATCGCGGTGAAGTGGTGCTGGTCGGGGCTGGGCCAGGAGACGCGGGCCTATTAACCCTTAAAGGGCTACAGCAGATTCAGCAAGCGGACATTGTGGTTTACGATCGTCTGGTCTCTGATGACATCATGAATCTGGTACGTCGCGATGCCGACCGCGTCTTCGTGGGTAAGCGCGCAGGATATCACTGCGTTCCGCAGGAAGAGATTAACCAAATTCTGCTGCGGGAAGCGCAAAAAGGAAAACGTGTTGTCCGTCTGAAGGGCGGCGATCCGTTTATCTTTGGTCGTGGCGGAGAAGAGCTGGAAACCCTGTGTAATGCGGGTATTCCGTTCTCAGTGGTTCCTGGAATTACTGCGGCCTCCGGCTGTTCTGCCTATTCCGGCATTCCGCTGACCCATCGCGATTACGCCCAGAGTGTACGCCTGGTGACAGGCCATCTGAAAACCGGCAGCGAACTGGACTGGCATAATCTGGCCGCAGAAAAACAGACGCTGGTATTCTATATGGGGCTAAATCAGGCCGCGACGATTCAGGCAAAACTGCAAGAACACGGCATGGAGGACGATATGCCGGTGGCACTGGTAGAGAACGGCACCGCCATTAAACAGCGCGTCGTAAGCGGCGTCCTGACACAGCTGGGTGAACTGGCACAGCAGGTCGAAAGCCCCGCGCTCATCATTGTTGGCCGCGTCGTCGAACTGCGTGAAAAGCTAAACTGGTTCTCAAATCACTAA
- a CDS encoding Phosphoglycolate phosphatase, whose protein sequence is MRAAQGKPGVDHADIPQDEQLRVLRKLFNRYYEETVEEGSFLFPDVVETLSALHSNGMPLALVTNKPTPFVAPLLEALNIAKYFSVIVGGDDVQNKKPHPEPILLVAGKLSLAPEQLLFVGDSRNDILAAKAAGSPSVGLTYGYNYGEAITLSEPDVVFDHFKDLLPALGLSHSEHQESKND, encoded by the coding sequence TTGCGTGCTGCGCAGGGCAAACCCGGCGTGGACCATGCGGATATCCCACAGGACGAACAGCTGCGCGTCCTGCGTAAGCTGTTCAACCGTTATTATGAAGAGACGGTGGAAGAGGGCAGTTTCCTGTTCCCGGACGTGGTCGAAACCCTGAGCGCCTTGCATTCCAATGGCATGCCGCTGGCGCTGGTGACCAACAAACCGACGCCGTTTGTCGCCCCGCTGCTAGAAGCACTGAACATCGCGAAGTACTTCTCCGTGATCGTCGGTGGTGATGACGTACAAAATAAAAAGCCGCACCCTGAACCTATCCTACTGGTGGCAGGAAAACTGTCGTTAGCGCCTGAACAGCTGCTCTTTGTCGGCGATTCGCGTAATGATATTCTGGCGGCCAAAGCGGCAGGGTCCCCTTCCGTAGGCTTAACCTATGGCTATAACTACGGTGAAGCCATCACGCTGAGTGAGCCGGACGTGGTGTTCGATCACTTCAAAGATTTACTGCCCGCACTCGGGCTTTCGCACAGTGAACATCAGGAATCGAAAAATGACTAA
- a CDS encoding shikimate kinase, with translation MFDVGHELAYKEYRFEFQLLLILPLVALSIWCGDLIQLPNKQDY, from the coding sequence ATGTTTGACGTGGGGCATGAATTAGCATACAAGGAGTACCGATTTGAGTTTCAGCTTCTCCTAATCTTACCTCTTGTTGCCTTAAGCATCTGGTGTGGTGATTTAATTCAGTTGCCAAACAAGCAGGACTACTGA
- a CDS encoding Ribulose-phosphate 3-epimerase, with protein sequence MKQFLIAPSILSADFARLGEDTAKALAAGADVVHFDVMDNHYVPNLTIGPMVLKALRNYGITAPIDVHLMVKPVDRIVPDFAAAGASIITFHPEASEHVDRTLQLIKENGCKAGLVFNPATSLSYLDYVMDKLDVILLMSVNPGFGGQSFIPQTLDKLREVRRRIDESGYDIRLEVDGGVKVNNIGEIAAAGADMFVAGSAIFDQPDYKKVIDEMRGELAKVSHE encoded by the coding sequence ATGAAACAGTTTTTGATTGCTCCCTCAATTCTGTCGGCCGATTTTGCCCGCCTGGGTGAAGACACGGCTAAAGCGCTGGCTGCCGGTGCAGATGTGGTCCACTTCGACGTGATGGACAACCACTACGTGCCAAATCTGACTATCGGTCCGATGGTCCTGAAAGCACTGCGTAACTACGGCATCACCGCTCCGATTGACGTTCACCTGATGGTGAAGCCGGTCGATCGTATCGTCCCGGATTTTGCCGCAGCCGGTGCCAGCATCATTACCTTCCATCCCGAAGCCTCCGAGCACGTCGATCGCACCCTGCAACTGATCAAAGAAAATGGCTGTAAAGCGGGCCTGGTGTTTAACCCAGCGACGTCGCTTAGCTATCTGGATTACGTGATGGATAAGCTGGATGTCATCCTGCTGATGTCCGTAAACCCAGGCTTTGGCGGCCAGTCCTTTATCCCGCAAACGCTGGATAAACTGCGCGAAGTCCGTCGTCGTATTGATGAGTCTGGCTATGACATCCGCCTTGAAGTGGATGGCGGTGTGAAGGTGAATAATATTGGCGAAATCGCCGCTGCCGGGGCGGATATGTTCGTCGCGGGTTCGGCCATTTTCGACCAACCGGATTACAAAAAAGTCATCGACGAAATGCGCGGTGAACTGGCAAAGGTAAGTCATGAATAA
- a CDS encoding 3-dehydroquinate synthase, with protein sequence MERITVTLGERSYPITIAAGLFNDPASFLPLKAGDQAMLVTNETLAPLYLDKIRHLLEQAGVKVDSVILPDGEQYKSLAVLDTVFTALLQKPHGRDTTLLALGGGVVGDLTGFAAASYQRGVRFIQIPTTLLSQVDSSVGGKTAVNHPLGKNMIGAFYQPASVVVDLDCLQTLPKRELASGLAEVIKYGIILDSEFFIWLEENMDALLNLDGQALAYCIRRCCELKAEVVAADERETGLRALLNLGHTFGHAIEAEMGYGNWLHGEAVAAGMVMAARTSERLGQFTKEETQRIITLLERAGLPVTGPREMSSQAYLPHMMRDKKVLAGEMRLVLPLAIGKSEVRGGVSHEVVLGAIADCQQA encoded by the coding sequence ATGGAGAGGATTACAGTTACTCTCGGGGAACGTAGTTACCCTATCACCATCGCGGCTGGCTTGTTTAACGATCCAGCTTCCTTCTTACCACTGAAAGCGGGTGATCAGGCTATGCTTGTCACCAACGAGACTTTGGCTCCGCTTTATCTCGACAAAATTCGTCATCTGCTGGAACAGGCAGGTGTGAAGGTCGACAGTGTGATTCTGCCTGATGGCGAGCAGTATAAAAGCCTGGCGGTACTTGATACCGTCTTTACCGCATTACTGCAAAAACCGCATGGTCGCGATACGACACTACTTGCCCTGGGCGGTGGTGTTGTTGGCGATCTGACGGGTTTTGCCGCGGCAAGTTATCAGCGTGGTGTTCGTTTTATTCAAATTCCTACCACGTTATTATCGCAAGTCGACTCCTCTGTTGGCGGCAAAACGGCCGTCAATCACCCGCTTGGCAAAAATATGATTGGCGCCTTCTACCAGCCCGCTTCGGTGGTGGTGGATCTCGACTGTCTGCAAACCCTGCCAAAACGCGAGCTGGCGTCTGGTCTCGCTGAAGTGATCAAATACGGCATTATTCTGGACAGTGAATTTTTCATCTGGCTGGAAGAGAATATGGATGCGCTGCTTAACCTTGACGGTCAGGCACTGGCATATTGCATCCGCCGTTGTTGTGAGCTGAAAGCCGAAGTCGTTGCAGCAGACGAGCGGGAAACCGGCTTACGTGCTTTACTGAATCTGGGGCATACGTTCGGTCACGCGATCGAAGCCGAAATGGGCTACGGCAACTGGCTTCACGGCGAAGCCGTCGCTGCGGGCATGGTCATGGCCGCTCGCACATCTGAACGTTTGGGTCAGTTCACCAAAGAAGAGACTCAACGCATCATCACGCTGCTGGAACGTGCGGGTTTACCCGTGACGGGCCCACGCGAAATGTCTTCGCAGGCGTATTTACCCCACATGATGCGTGATAAAAAAGTATTGGCTGGCGAGATGCGTTTAGTTCTCCCGCTGGCAATAGGGAAGAGTGAAGTGCGCGGCGGAGTGTCGCATGAAGTGGTTCTTGGCGCGATTGCTGATTGCCAGCAGGCGTAA
- a CDS encoding outer membrane lipoprotein, which yields MFKLAKAAILVGLLSTLTACSGSVQNTKNNCTYDYFLHPAISISKMIGGCGAAQPQP from the coding sequence ATGTTTAAACTGGCAAAGGCCGCTATTTTAGTTGGCCTGTTATCGACCCTGACGGCTTGCTCAGGTAGCGTTCAAAACACCAAAAACAACTGTACCTACGATTACTTCCTGCATCCAGCGATCTCGATTTCTAAAATGATTGGCGGCTGCGGTGCGGCACAACCTCAGCCGTAG
- a CDS encoding DamX, an inner membrane protein involved in bile resistance — MDEFKPEDELKPDPSDRRTGRSRQSSERDNEPQINFDDVDLDADDRRPSRNRNARDEREEEGYESEEDSMDEEPVERRPRKRKAAAKKPASRQYIMMGLGVFVLLLLIIGIGSALKAPSTNSNEQTPSAEKSINLSGNDAADQANGAQPAPGTTSAEQTAGQTANAPQDVSLPPVSSTPTQGQAPATPEGQQRVEVQGDLNNALTQPQSQDQVNNVVTSSTLPTEPATVAPIRGGAAQPQTAATETKPRQTQTQTAPRQERKQAVIEPKRETKPQTVAKTPEAKPVAQPKQTETAAVKAPAATTTAPKATATTAPAATPAPAATATAGAATAGKTAGNVGSLKSAPSNNYTLQLSSSSSYDNLNGWAKKSNLKNYVVYQTTRNGQPWYVLVSGVYASKDEAKRAVAALPADVQAKNPWAKPIHQVQADLK, encoded by the coding sequence ATGGATGAATTCAAACCAGAAGACGAGCTGAAACCCGATCCCAGCGATCGTCGTACTGGTCGTTCTCGTCAATCTTCAGAACGTGATAACGAGCCGCAAATCAACTTTGACGATGTTGATTTGGATGCAGACGATCGTCGTCCGTCACGCAATCGCAACGCGCGTGATGAGCGAGAAGAAGAAGGTTATGAGTCCGAAGAAGATTCAATGGACGAAGAGCCTGTAGAGCGTCGCCCGCGCAAACGTAAAGCGGCAGCCAAAAAACCGGCTTCCCGCCAGTACATCATGATGGGCCTTGGCGTATTCGTACTGCTGCTGTTGATTATCGGCATCGGTTCTGCGCTAAAAGCACCGTCAACGAATTCAAACGAGCAGACACCTTCTGCCGAAAAGAGCATTAATCTTTCGGGGAACGACGCTGCCGATCAGGCCAATGGTGCACAACCTGCGCCAGGAACAACCTCTGCTGAGCAGACGGCGGGTCAGACCGCTAATGCTCCGCAGGATGTCTCCTTGCCGCCGGTTTCCTCGACGCCAACTCAGGGCCAGGCTCCTGCTACGCCTGAAGGCCAGCAGCGTGTTGAAGTCCAGGGTGACCTGAACAACGCGCTGACCCAGCCGCAGAGTCAGGATCAGGTGAATAACGTGGTGACGAGTTCAACTTTGCCAACCGAGCCTGCGACCGTGGCTCCGATTCGCGGCGGTGCGGCTCAACCGCAAACCGCAGCAACGGAAACCAAACCGCGTCAGACTCAGACCCAAACCGCGCCGCGTCAGGAACGTAAACAGGCTGTCATCGAACCGAAGCGTGAAACCAAACCGCAGACGGTTGCGAAAACGCCAGAAGCGAAACCTGTTGCTCAGCCTAAGCAGACCGAAACCGCAGCCGTGAAAGCGCCTGCTGCAACGACGACTGCACCAAAAGCCACGGCGACCACCGCGCCAGCGGCCACTCCTGCACCAGCAGCCACGGCAACAGCCGGAGCAGCGACAGCAGGTAAAACAGCGGGCAACGTCGGTTCGTTGAAATCAGCGCCTTCCAACAACTACACGCTTCAGTTGAGCAGCTCTTCCAGCTACGACAATCTGAACGGCTGGGCGAAAAAATCCAATCTGAAAAACTATGTGGTTTATCAGACGACCCGCAACGGACAACCCTGGTATGTGCTGGTAAGCGGTGTGTACGCGTCTAAAGACGAAGCAAAACGTGCAGTAGCGGCGTTACCTGCTGATGTTCAGGCGAAAAACCCGTGGGCGAAACCGATTCATCAGGTTCAGGCTGATTTGAAGTAA
- a CDS encoding fimbrial assembly family protein: protein MSLRAVNGLKTRVIEAHLASETAIHQALIARRAQQAPPRTPETGVLRARTQAWQKALVSLASIMPDQAWLTQMRYQQSRLELSGYAATQSALVGLGESLRQLPGFSLGPAGEMLQDAQGRWTFSFTLTSQG, encoded by the coding sequence ATGAGCCTGCGAGCTGTCAATGGCCTGAAAACACGCGTTATCGAAGCGCATCTGGCGAGTGAGACGGCGATTCATCAGGCATTGATCGCCCGCCGCGCGCAGCAGGCACCGCCGCGAACCCCAGAAACGGGAGTGCTCCGTGCCAGAACGCAGGCCTGGCAAAAGGCGCTGGTTTCACTGGCGTCAATCATGCCGGATCAAGCCTGGCTGACACAGATGCGCTATCAGCAATCTCGTCTTGAATTGTCAGGCTATGCAGCAACGCAGTCCGCGCTCGTCGGGCTTGGGGAATCACTCAGGCAGTTGCCCGGTTTTAGCCTCGGGCCAGCAGGTGAAATGCTGCAGGATGCTCAGGGGCGCTGGACGTTCAGTTTTACCCTCACGAGCCAGGGGTGA